The window GAACTCTAACACATCTGTGGCACTACGCTTCCCCATCTCCAGGTTGGTGTGATCAGCTGGGGTGTAGTGGATGTCTGCAAAAACCAAAGGCGACAACAGCTGGTACCTGCTCACGCCCGGGATTTCCACATCAACCTCTTTGAAGTGTTACCCTGGCTCAAGGAGAAACTAGAAGAGGAGGATCTGGGTTTTCTATAAGGGGAATGGGATCTAATTAAAACAACTCTAGCAATATCTGTGTTCAAGATCCTTTTGGGGTAAGGGGAGTGGGGCACATGCACCGGCTGAGTTGTTCCAAGTGAGATCAGATCTGACAGCCGTTTTTAAAGGCTTAACCCCAATCCCAAGTGCTGAAAAACCAGAGGCTGAGGGAGATGTGTGAGCTTCCACCTCAGTGTTTTACTGAGACCAGCATTGGGGGGCACATGAGGCACAAGGACTCCAGCTCTGCTCCCTAGAAGCCATCCACAAGATTTTCCTTGTAGACGTCGTCATTGTAGACAATTTGAGTCCTCTTGTCCCGGTGGCAACCCTTAGGGCTATTCTGGACAGCTAGGGAGGGAGAAAAAGGATAGTCAAGGCCTGAAAGAGAGGAACTCACAGGCAGGAGGCCCAGAATCTGACTACATCCCTCCTGGTCTCTGGCCTCTGGAAGCCCAGCTTTTGTGGTGCCCTCTGGTGGCCTGGCCTGGCTTGTTTCCCCTTGACCCCTCAGGCCAAACCTCCTCTCACCACAGCCAGGACTGTGAGCTGTTCTTGTGGCACCTGTGGACACTGTGATGGATGTTTTGTTCTTGGAAAAACCCAAAATGTTACTATTGTTGAAATATGTGAAAGATGTTAACTCATTACTTTAAGTCAATAtgtcagaaattaaaaatgagaaaatctctGTGACCCTTTGTTGATATGCTGGTCAATTATGGCTTCTTCTTTTATCTGGAGAGCCACTCTTGCGCTGAACCCTTATTTCTGCCCAATCTATTCGTAATCCAATCTATTCGTAATAAAAAAGGACTTGTTGTATTACGCCACGTGGGGAATCATTTAATTGCAGCTTTGGCTCTGAGCATTCTCCCTCAAGTTCCTAGTTGCACCTTTTCCTCTTCACCCAACCTGTTCCTTCTTCACCCCATTTCTAAAGATTCTATTCCCATCACTCTGGGGCTAATGTGATTACTCCCTGCCCCCTTGATCTCTGTGTCATGACTCCAGCTCCTCTGGCGCAGCTCCTGGCCCCGACTCCTCCGGTTTTCTGGCTGTATCCCCAACTTCTGCATGTCAGGAGTGCTGGGGACATGTGGGGCACAAGGGGTACTGCCCTAGGTCTTAACATATTCCCTGTATCTTCCTCAAGCCAGACCTGGGTCATTTTCCCCTGCTAAATCAGTCTCCCCTAATGATGCTATCATTTCTAGCAGCCCCATGACACAGATAACTCTAATCTAGGTTTCATCCCTCCCTCACAGTCAAGATGCAAATCACTACTTACAAACGCTTACAAAACTACTCTCCTTCACCTCAAAATGAACAAAGTCACATGAGGTACTCATCTTTTTCACCGCGTGACACTAGCTCCCACTTCTTTTCCACTTCCAGTCATCACTTTAGTAGCTGTTTTCAatccttttccttcattctccccCTGCCTCTAGCTGACAAAGGTCTTGACAATTCCCCTCCCCATTTCCACAGCTTCCACACAAATCCAGGTCTCTATCACCTGTAGGAAGCCCAGAAATGTGCAGAACAGAAAACGGGATGAGCCCTGGGGGACAGGATGAGGAAGGAAGAACCCTATTCTTACCAAGGGAGCCCCAGACAGACTTGCCAGTGGCGGCGTCCAACATGGGCTGTTTGCGGGCAATGCTGACTTTGAGCTGTACAGACTCCACCTGGGTCCCATTGAGCTGGAGCAGAAAAGGGGACAGGGTGGAAGATGGAAGGGGGGAACATTATGGATAAACCAAAAGAGGATTCCTAGGGGTTGCCATCTTACAAGAAGACTAAATGGGACCTGAGAATATAAGGTTTCTTGTATGAACAGAGAGGGACTTCCTCTGTCTCTAGGAATCAATTTCTTCCTAGCTTTCAgtatttcaagaagaaaacatgaagatGACAGGAGAGATGGGAAGAACAGATCTGGGAAGTTCCCACCTCAGCTATGGCCTGATCTGCTGACTCCATCTTTTCATAGGTGACAAAGGCACAGCTGGGATGAGAGAAAACAGGGTCAGTCGCAGGACCATGGGCTTTTCTGAACCCATCCAAACCCAGTGCTCACAGGGTGCTGGTGACAGGCGGCTTTCCTTCCCCAGACTTCACACGGTAGGACAAGTCCTCCCAGGACTTGGCATCTTGCCCCACGGTCATTCTTACTTTCTGGGTGGATCCATGGAGAGGTCAATAATGTTTCCAAAGGGAGAGAAGGCTCCACGGAGGAGGGTGGGCGTCATGTCTTCTCCGTACACATAGAGAGTATTCCCCTTCCGAGGGGCCCGGCGTTCAGGAAATGAGTCCGACCCTATGGGATCAGGAATCAGTCAGAAGATATAACCTGTCTCACTCTCCACTTCAAAGTTCACTCTAGTAGGACCCATCTAAATTCTAGCTGAGGTTACCTTCCCCACCAGCCAAGATCACTCACTGCGGAAAGGGCCCTCTCGGTCTCGCTCCCTGTCCCGGTCTCTGTCCCGCTCTCGGTCTCGGTCTCTATCTCTATCTCGGTCTCGCTCCCGATCTCTATCTCGGTCTCGCTCCCGATCTCTGTCTCTGTCCCGGTTCCGCTCATGACTGCGATCTCGGCTTCGGGGAGGGGAGGCTGAAGTGTGGGCATTGCCACGTTCTTCATAGCCCCAATCAAAGCTTCGTGGGGGGCCATCCCCAGCCCCTGGGCCCTCTGCTTCTTCCCCGTCTGCCCCCAGTTCCCGAAGCCGGTCGCTGGAAGACACAAAGCTGGGGAGAAGTAGAAAGTAAGGATGAAAGGGGTCTTCACCTCCTCTTCCCAGATCCTCTGAAGACTTAACACCTCCCCACTGCAGCCCCTGTTCCCTCCACTTCAGGAAGGTCCCATCCCTCCCAAGGACCCAGCAACCAATCTTTCCTGCTCCTCCAGCCAAGTGGGATGCAGTTCTCTTTCTAATTCTAACCTCTCATACAGAGATTTCCTCTGGGGACGTCTGGatgactgaaaaagagatcaagaacAGTTAAGATGATTTCTGTTTGTTGGCATGTGGTCCAAAATGGGTGGGCCTCTTATGTTTCTCAACCCCCAGAGACAGAGAATCTGGAAGCATTACCTCCTGTAGATCATCGTCGGCAGATATGCTCCTCTGGAATGGCTGAAAAGTGGGGACTGGCCCCTTCTCAGGGTCCTGGAAGTGGCAAAGACTTACCTCAGTGTGGAAGCAGGAGACTGCCTAACTGTGGGACAAACGAATTCCTTTTCCCTCCCTTACCCTCTTCTTGGCctcctgttgtcttttttttttcttaatctgctACACTTTGCTTTTTCGATTAGTGATACTTTTCTAAATGACTCAATAAACATCTAAAGTATTTGGTTTATCTAAACCTTTTCTGAAACTGATGGTATTTTCAGCCTGTTCACCCTCTTAGAGCCAACAAATTCCAAGGGTTATTGTCCACCCATGGAGGACCAGAGCATTTAATGTGTAAAATGAAGGGGAATTTAAGAGTCATCCggtttcttcattttatagatatgaaACGGAAGCACCAAATGGTGTACCAATTTGTCAATGATGGAATAAGCATTACTTCCCCCCCTAAACCTACCTCCACTGCAACTTGGGGGGATGACCTTTGAAGAACGCTTGTGTTTGTGCTCACCTTTAACTTCCCCTCTAAGGTTC is drawn from Tamandua tetradactyla isolate mTamTet1 chromosome 5, mTamTet1.pri, whole genome shotgun sequence and contains these coding sequences:
- the NELFE gene encoding negative elongation factor E isoform X2, producing the protein MLVDPEEREFGRQPGATMLVIPPGLSEEEEALQKKFNKLKKKKKALLALKKQSSSSTATQGGVKRSLSEQPVVDTATATEQAKQLVKSGAISAIKAETKNSGFKRSRTLEGKLKDPEKGPVPTFQPFQRSISADDDLQESSRRPQRKSLYESFVSSSDRLRELGADGEEAEGPGAGDGPPRSFDWGYEERGNAHTSASPPRSRDRSHERNRDRDRDRERDRDRDRERDRDRDRDRDRERDRDRDRERDREGPFRRSDSFPERRAPRKGNTLYVYGEDMTPTLLRGAFSPFGNIIDLSMDPPRNCAFVTYEKMESADQAIAELNGTQVESVQLKVSIARKQPMLDAATGKSVWGSLAVQNSPKGCHRDKRTQIVYNDDVYKENLVDGF
- the NELFE gene encoding negative elongation factor E isoform X1: MLVIPPGLSEEEEALQKKFNKLKKKKKALLALKKQSSSSTATQGGVKRSLSEQPVVDTATATEQAKQLVKSGAISAIKAETKNSGFKRSRTLEGKLKDPEKGPVPTFQPFQRSISADDDLQESSRRPQRKSLYESFVSSSDRLRELGADGEEAEGPGAGDGPPRSFDWGYEERGNAHTSASPPRSRDRSHERNRDRDRDRERDRDRDRERDRDRDRDRDRERDRDRDRERDREGPFRRSDSFPERRAPRKGNTLYVYGEDMTPTLLRGAFSPFGNIIDLSMDPPRNCAFVTYEKMESADQAIAELNGTQVESVQLKVSIARKQPMLDAATGKSVWGSLAVQNSPKGCHRDKRTQIVYNDDVYKENLVDGF